From Mycobacterium cookii:
GACGCCGCAGCGCTGGAACTGTTCGGCAACAAATCCTCGGCCCGTCGTGCCGCCGTCGCCGCCGACGTGCCGGTGCTTCCCGCCACCGACGGGCCCAGCAGCATCGAGGACATTCGTGCATTCGCCGCCGAGCACAAGGATGGGATCGTCATCAAAGCGCTGGCCGGTGGTGGTGGCCGGGGGATGCGAGTCGTCCGCAGCGCAGATCAGGTCGACGACGCCTACCGGCAGTGCGCCGGCGAGGCGGAGTTGGGGTTCGGCGACGGGTCACTGTTCGCCGAAGCTCGTCTGGCGGATGCCCGGCACATCGAGGTGCAGATCGTCGCGGCGCCGTCGGGGCCGGTGTCCCGGGCGCTGGCACTCGGCGACCGCGACTGCAGCATCCAGCGCCGGCATCAGAAGCTGATCGAAATCGCGCCCGCACAAGGCCTTTCCGACACGCTGCGACGTGAACTGCACCGTGCCGCCGCGACGTTGTGCGCGCGAGCCGACTACCGCGGGCTGGCGACCGTCGAATTCCTGTTCGCCGGAGAGCGATTCGTGTTCCTCGAGGTCAACCCGCGAATCCAGGTCGAGCACACCGTCACCGAAGAGACCACCGGGCTCGACCTGGTGGCCGTGCAGTTGGCGATCGCCCGCGGCGCGACCTTCGACGAGCTCGCCCTGCCCGCGGGAATCAGCGACGACGGCAGGGAGGCCAGCGGCGAGCCGGCGTTGGCCCGGGGTATCGCGATCCAGGCCCGGGTCAACATGGAAACTCTCGCCGCCGACGGGACGTTCTCGCCGACGGCGGGCACGCTGAGCGTGTTCTCGCCGCCGACCGGACCCGGCGTGCGCGTCGACACCTACGGCCGCCCGGGCTTGACGCCGAGCCCGCGCTACGACTCGTTGCTGGCCAAGGTGATCACTCAGGTACGCGAACCGTCGTTTCCCGCGGCGGTGCGCAAAGCGCAGACCGCGCTGTTGGAGTTCCACATCGAGGGTATCCGCACCAACATCGGGTTGCTGCGCGAGGTGCTGTCCAGCAGCCAGCTGCAATCAGGCACGTTCACAACGGGTTTCCTCGACGAAAACCTTGCCGGTTTCGCGCGTACCGCCCAGGGCCGCCGCCCGGAGATTCGAGTCGCACCGGTCGAACTGCGGGCGGGTGAAGAAGTGCTGCGCGCGCAGCTCGCCGGCACCGTGATCGAGATCGCTCCGGAGGACACGGATTTCGCTGCGGGCGCGCAACTGGTGGTGCTCGAGGCGATGAAGATGCAGCACGTGCTGACCGCCCCGGACGCCGTGCGCGCGGTCCGGACGCTGGTCGCGCCTGGGCAGGTCGTCGGGACCGGAGACCCGCTGGTGATCTTCGTCCGGACCGGCGAGGGCGCGGCGGCCAGCGATGTCGCCGCCGTCGACTTGGACCGGTCGCGCGATGACCTCGACGATGTCCGACGACGCCACCTGCTCACCCTCGACGAGGGGCGCCCAGCGGCGATTGCCAAGCGGCACAAGCAGAGTCGACGCAGCGCCAGAGAGAACATCGCCGACCTGGTGGACCCCGGGAGTTTCGTCGAATACGGCGCGCTGGCGGTCGCCGCGCAGCGCAGCCGGCGTTCGGAGGAGGACCTGATCGCCAACACCCCGGCCGATGGTCTGGTCGCCGGGGTGGCACACATCGGCGGTGTCGAGACGGCGGTGCTGTCCTACGACTACACGGTGCTGGCCGGCACGCAGGGCATGCGCAACCACGCCAAAACCGATCGTGTCTTCGACCTGGCGGCACGTCGCAAGCTGCCGGTGGTGCTGTTCGCCGAAGGCGGCGGCGGGCGGCCGGGCGACACTGACGTGGCGAATATGGCGGGTCTGGAGTTGATGACGTTCCGTTCCCTCGGTGCGCTGAGCGGCAAGGTGCCGCTGGTGTCGATCGTGTCCGGGCGCTGCTTCGCCGGCAACGCGGCGCTGGCCGGCACCTGCGACGTGATCATCGCGACCCCGGACGCCAACATCGGCATGGGTGGCCCGGCGATGATCGAAGGCGGCGGACTCGGCGAATACCGGCCGGAAGACATCGGTCCCATCGACGTGCAGCGGCGCAACGGTGTCGTCGGCCTGGTCGCCCGCGACGAAGCGCACGCGGTGTCGCTGGCCAAGCAGTACCTGTCGTACTTCCACGGAGGGATCGACGACTGGACGGCTCCGGATCCGCGGCGGGCACGACATGTGGTGCCGGAGAACCGATTACGTGCCTACGACGTTCATCATGCGATCGAGGCGATCGTCGACGTTGGGTCCGTCCTGGAGCTGCGGGCCGACTACGGCGTCGGCGTGGTCACCGCGTTCGTCCGCGTCGAAGGCATCCCATTCGGGTTGCTCGCCAACAGCAGCCATCATCTCGGCGGGGCCATCGACGCCGAAGCCGCCGACAAGATCGCCGACTTTCTGACGCTCTGCGAATCGGCGGGACTACCGATCATTTCGCTGTGTGACACACCGGGGTTCATGGTCGGGCCGGATGCCGAAGTCGAGGCCGCAGTCCGGCGATTCAGCCGGCTGTTCATCGTCGGTGCGAGGCTGACCGTGCCGTTCGGAATGATCATCCTGCGCAAGGGTTATGGGTTGGGCGCGATGGCGATGGCCGGAGGCTCCTTCCACGCGCCGGAGTTTACGGTCGCCTGGCCGACCGGGGAGATCGGCGGGATGGGTCTCGAAGGTGCTGTGCGCCTCGGGTTCAGCAAAGAGCTTGCCGCAGTGACAGATCCGGTCGAACGACAAAACCTATTCGACAAGCTGGTCGAGGCTGCCTATCAGCATGGCAAGGCGCTCACCTCGGCCACCACGTTCGAACTCGACGACGTCATCGACCCGGCGGACAGCCGGGCCTGGATCATCCGACTGCTCAGAGGCTAGCGTGTCGGACGCACGTCGGGACGAACTTCGCGAGCTCGCCGAGCAGCAGGCATCATTGCGGCGCGTCGCGACATTGGTTGCGCGGGGCGCCAGCCCGTCGGAGGTCTTCGCAGCGGTCGCCGACGAAGTGGGTCGGTACTTGAATACCGACAACGTGGCAGTGGGCCGCTTTGACGGCGAGGAGTTGGCCATCGTCGCGCTGTCTCGTACTGACCCGAGGATCCACAATCCTCTGGTCGTCGGCGAGCGCGCGAGCTTGGCGGGCGACAATATCGCGACGCGCGTGTTGCACAGCGGTCGCCCCGCACGCCTGGACGGCGCGGAGCTTGAGAACGCTGTTGGTCCGATCGCCGAACGCATGCGCGACAATGAACTCGGTTGCACAGTGGGGGTTCCCATCACCGTAGATGGTCGGGTCTGGGGCGTGGTTGGCGTCGGCGCTGCCGAGCCTGACATGATGCCACCGGACATCGAGGTGCGTCTCGGTGATTTCGCCGACTTGGTTGCCACCGCCATCGCCAACGCCGCCGCCCATGACGAACTGACGGCCTCGCGCGCGCGGATCGTGGCCGCCGCTGATGATGCTCGGCGCCGGATAGAACGCGACCTCCACGACGGAGCCCAGCAGCGGCTGGTGTCACTGGGACTGCAACTGCGGCTGGCTGCCGATTCCGTGCCGCCCGAACATCGCGACCTCAAAGACCAGTTGTCGCGCGTGGTCGACGGTTTGACCGCGGTCTCGAAAGATCTACAAGAGATTTCCCGCGGGATCCATCCGGCGACCCTCTCACAAGGCGGGCTAAGTCCCGCGCTGAAAACACTGGCGCGCCGCTGCCCGGTTCCGGTCACGCTGAATATTGCTATCGACCGACGATTGCCTGATCCAGTCGAGGTCGCCGCTTACTACGTGGTCGCCGAAGCCCTGACCAATACCGCGAAGTACGCTCGCGCCGGCCAAGTCACCATCCACGCGGAAACCAACGACGCCGCGCTCTATTTGTCGATTCAGGACGACGGCGTCGGCGGCGCCGATTCACACAACGGGTCGGGACTGATCGGACTGAAAGACCGCGTCGAAGCACTGGGCGGTAACCTGCAGATCGCCAGTCCCCAAGGGTGCGGGACGTCGCTGCAGGTGACCATTCCATTCACGAGTTGATCGGTAGACCCCGACCGCGGCCTGCTCCCAATGCTGCCACCGATCTTATGAAAATTGTTCTGCCGCAACGAAATTGACGTATATAGTGGCGTCGGCCCTGCGTCGATGGCTCAATCGGTGGGCGTGATGTTGTGGATGAGCATGACGTCTAGCGCATTACGCATGCTCTTACTAGAGATGTTGAATCGGCCTTCATACGGATCCACCATGTCTGCGATCGTGAACGTCATGCTACTCAGGGTAATCCCGGCTAAGGCGATGGCGATTATCACCAAGGGACTCGCTGTCGTCCGCAGGCCGAAGCACAGGAATATGATCATGAGCCAAGACATCAGCATTCTCAGAAAGGGCGCGGGTATCGAACGTTCAGGTTCCATGACGAGGGACCATCGGGCCATTGCGAAATCTTTGTACTGGTCAATGCAGTCGGCCGCTAATCTTTCATGGAGCGGATCAGACGGTTTTAATTGGAAGATGTCGAGCTTGATGCGATTGAGGGTGTCGGTGAGCACCTGATGCACGTCCGCTCTGGACTTTTCGCGCACATCTACGTAGCTCACACCAGCCGGGATCGACTCATGCCGCCAGAAATTGACGATTCCTGCGGCGGTAAAACTCTGCAATCGCCTACGTATCGGTTCTGACCCTGGGCCGTAATTGCGCATCGACTGATCGAGTCGAATCAGCAGCGCCGCGTACTTGGCCCAACGATCTTCGGTGGTTTCGATGAAGTTCTTCGCTGCGCTGATCATCAATCCCATGACGATGGACGCTATCGTGACCAGAAACCCGATGATCACACCGAGAAAATTGAGCGCTTCTGTCTGCGTATATGGACCGAGTAATTGCGACTTCAGCATGAAGCCCAACGCCGCGCTCGCGCAAAGCAGCGAAAACACGACCAACGCCCGCGAGAAGCTACGCATTTCAGCTACACCAGCCCGCCTTGAAGGCTTCACCGACATTCAGATGATGTTCTGCCGCACCTGATGCGGTGGCCTCGCACCGGCGCGTGGCGCGAGCCTTCTGGCTGCTGTTCGAGCCGTCAGGCGTCGCTGCCGATCGTCGACAGGCGGTCACTATGATCATGTGCTGAAAAGGCATTCGTGTGTTACGCCCAACTGGGGTCGACAGCACTGTCGGTGTCAGCCATGATGTTGCCGGCGTTCTGCACCTTGGAGCCAAGGGCGTTGGCCTCCTCGTAGGTGACCTGGAAATTGCGGCCCAACACTGTGATGAACTCCTGGCAGAACACGAAACGGCCTGCCATCGAACGCATCTGGTCGGGCGTGGTCATGAAATGTGTGATCACCTGAGTGGCTCCTTGCCATGAAGCTAAATGACGCGGTGGTTGAGGTGATGGCCGGAGTTGTAGGTTGCGCCTCAAGCGTTCCGCCTTAATCCATCGCTGTCTTCCCGGCTGACACCACTCGATGCCCCCCGCTAGCCGGAATTCCGCTTACCGGTCACGCTCCGCCAATTTGCACATCTCGCTAAGGGCTACCGACCGGTAGCCCGCGAATCCTGCTCCTGTCAAAGCGAATAGACGACGGTAGCGCCCATCCGGCCGGCGTGTGGGACACCGCAGGAAACCTGATCACCGCTGCCCCGATCGGAGCTATGTTGCATCGTTCCCGCCCAGTATGTTTCGCGGACGACTTATTTACAGCTAGCAGGGGGCCCTATGGACGCTAACCCGGATGACATCAGAACAGCGCGCCAGCCATCCTGATCGTTGAGTCGGTTCTTTGCCGCTTGCTGTACGTAACGGCACGGCTCTCAACCGAGGAGGGCGCACATCGCTCGTTGGGAGAGAAGGATATGTCTTTCGTAATCACACAACCGGACGCGCTGACATCGGCGGCTGGCGATTTGACAGGTATCGGCGCGGCGATGAGTTCGCTGAATGCCGCCGTAGCCAGCCCGACCACCAGCCTGGCGCCGGCTGCGGCGGACGATGTTTCGGCGCTGACCGCGGCCGCGTTCGCCGCCCAGGGCGCGATGTACCAGGAGGCCGGTGCGCGAGCGGCCGCGATTCACCAAATGTTCGTGACCACCTTGCAAGCCTCCGCCTGTTCCTATGCGGCCACCGAGGCCGCCAATGTGACCGTCACCCGCTGAGGCGTAGGCAATGACAATGGATTTCGCGGCGCTTCCACCGGAGATCAACAGCGGCCGAATGTACTCCGGTCCCGGATCGGAACCAATGCTTGCCGCCGCTGCAAACTGGGACCGGCTATCCGGCGAACTGTACTCGCTAGCGGCCTCTCAATCTTCGGTGATATCCGGGCTGACCGGAGCGAGCTGGCAGGGTCCGGCGTCGACGTCGATGGCGGCTGCGGCATCAACATATCTCGCGTGGATGAATGCTGCCGCAAGCCAGGCAGAAGAGACGGCCAAACAGGCCAGGGCTGCAGCAGCCGCATACGAGGCAGCGTTCGCTGCGACCGTGCCACCGCCGATTATCGCGGCCAACCGCGCGCTTTTAACTATGTTGGTTGCAAGCAACTTCTTGGGCATCAACACCCCGGCTATCATGGCGACTGAGGCGGACTATGCCGCGATGTGGGGCCAGGATGCTGCCGCCATGTACGGTTATGCCGCGTCCTCGGCCGCCGCGGCGACACTGACCCCGTTCACTCTGCCGAAACAGAACACCAACCCTGCGGCCATGGCGGCCCAAAGTGCCGTGGTCACCAATTCCATTGGGACATCGAGCGGGACATCGATAGAAACGACCATCGAACAGATGCTCCAACAGATCCTCGCCAACATAAATAAGGCGCTGGAGCCAGACGTCATCAACTCGGGGATCAGCGCTTACGCAACAGTCCCCTCCATCATCCTGTCGGCACTCGCCAGCCTTTCGAAAGGGACGGCGGGTTCCGCTGCCTCCGCGGCCGACGCAACAGTCGCGGCATTGAGCGACGTGGGCGCCGGGCTGACTAAGGTGGCGAGCACGCTAGGGTCTGTTGGCGCAGCTCAATTCGGCGGTGCGGTATCTGCTGGGATTGGCCGGGCGGCCAGCGTTGGTGCGCTGTCAGTGCCGTCGACGTGGGGCACGCTCACCTCCGCGGTCAGCAGCGCTCCCCAGGCGATAACGGTCGGCAGGGTAGGTGCCGCCGAGGGGGTCGCAGGTATTCCGCTGCCGGTCGGCATCGCGGGCGCCCCGGCAAGCATGGCAGCCGGGACGGGAATGCACGGCAGGCTCACCCGGAGCGTTGAAGGTACCACTCTGCGAACGTTGATGCGTCCCAGCATGCTTCCAGGACCGCAATACATCTAGTAACGCATTGGGACCGATCAGCAGTGCGATTGGGTTGCAAGGCATTACGCTTCAGGCGCCAATGTGGCCCAAGGTCAGGGACCGCAGATAACTCGTCGCTGAAGTCCCACTAGAACTTCCGGGGTGCGCTAACCAGACCCACCCGGGTGGTGTCTGCGTTCGCGCTTCCGTGGGATGCGCGGTACCGCAGCAGCGCCGACTTGCCGATGGGGTGCTCACTACCCAGCACTACCCCAACGCCCTGCGGCCACCGCGCACGGGACTGGCGGGCCGAGCCAAGTCCTCGGCAGTGAGAGCACCCTGCCGGAGCCACTTGTGTAGCTGGCAGCTATCCACGGATGGGGGCTAACCGCAAGGGTGAATATGCGGCAGCGGTGACGACATTCGGTGCCCGCAGCGCAATTGTGGAAGCCATGGATAACGTCATGTGGAAACCGGTGGCCGATGCTCCGGCATCCCCCCACACCATCTCGAATGTGCCGGGCACTGCAGCGGCGCCGGTCCGTAGGGCATGCCTGCTGACCGACGCATCCAAGCGCCATGATGCTGACATCTCAGTAAAGCCCCAATCCACCAGCAGCGCTAAATGTTTCGCAGCATCCTCCATTGTCGGTAATTGCCGCAAGCATCACCCGCCGCGCTGCGAGAAACGGTCGCACGAAGCGGAACTTCGAGTTCGGTTCGAAAGGGATGTCGTGCCGCTGCAGGAGCGGCTGTACCGCCGGGCGTTGCGTATGAGTCGGCATCACGCTGACGCACAGGATCTTGTGCAGGACACGATGGTGAAGGCGTACGCCAGCTTCCATTCGTTCGAGCCAGACACAAACCTTAACGCGTGGCTGTACCGGATTTTGACGAATGCCTACATCAGCGATTACCGCAAAAGGCAGCGGCAACCGACGCAGTACTCGATGGAACACCTGACCGAGCAGCAGTTGGTGAACGTCGGCCATCGCGAGCCAAAAGGGCTGCCTTCGGCCGAGGACGAAGCTCTGGCAACCCTGCCAGATAACGA
This genomic window contains:
- a CDS encoding acetyl-CoA carboxylase family protein, with amino-acid sequence MTRLLIANRGEIALRIIRTAVELGLGTVAVYAEDDADSPHVHAADEAIALPGAGPAAYLDHAAILSAAKESGAELIHPGYGFLSEQTGFARACAAAGFTFVGPDAAALELFGNKSSARRAAVAADVPVLPATDGPSSIEDIRAFAAEHKDGIVIKALAGGGGRGMRVVRSADQVDDAYRQCAGEAELGFGDGSLFAEARLADARHIEVQIVAAPSGPVSRALALGDRDCSIQRRHQKLIEIAPAQGLSDTLRRELHRAAATLCARADYRGLATVEFLFAGERFVFLEVNPRIQVEHTVTEETTGLDLVAVQLAIARGATFDELALPAGISDDGREASGEPALARGIAIQARVNMETLAADGTFSPTAGTLSVFSPPTGPGVRVDTYGRPGLTPSPRYDSLLAKVITQVREPSFPAAVRKAQTALLEFHIEGIRTNIGLLREVLSSSQLQSGTFTTGFLDENLAGFARTAQGRRPEIRVAPVELRAGEEVLRAQLAGTVIEIAPEDTDFAAGAQLVVLEAMKMQHVLTAPDAVRAVRTLVAPGQVVGTGDPLVIFVRTGEGAAASDVAAVDLDRSRDDLDDVRRRHLLTLDEGRPAAIAKRHKQSRRSARENIADLVDPGSFVEYGALAVAAQRSRRSEEDLIANTPADGLVAGVAHIGGVETAVLSYDYTVLAGTQGMRNHAKTDRVFDLAARRKLPVVLFAEGGGGRPGDTDVANMAGLELMTFRSLGALSGKVPLVSIVSGRCFAGNAALAGTCDVIIATPDANIGMGGPAMIEGGGLGEYRPEDIGPIDVQRRNGVVGLVARDEAHAVSLAKQYLSYFHGGIDDWTAPDPRRARHVVPENRLRAYDVHHAIEAIVDVGSVLELRADYGVGVVTAFVRVEGIPFGLLANSSHHLGGAIDAEAADKIADFLTLCESAGLPIISLCDTPGFMVGPDAEVEAAVRRFSRLFIVGARLTVPFGMIILRKGYGLGAMAMAGGSFHAPEFTVAWPTGEIGGMGLEGAVRLGFSKELAAVTDPVERQNLFDKLVEAAYQHGKALTSATTFELDDVIDPADSRAWIIRLLRG
- a CDS encoding sensor histidine kinase, coding for MNTDNVAVGRFDGEELAIVALSRTDPRIHNPLVVGERASLAGDNIATRVLHSGRPARLDGAELENAVGPIAERMRDNELGCTVGVPITVDGRVWGVVGVGAAEPDMMPPDIEVRLGDFADLVATAIANAAAHDELTASRARIVAAADDARRRIERDLHDGAQQRLVSLGLQLRLAADSVPPEHRDLKDQLSRVVDGLTAVSKDLQEISRGIHPATLSQGGLSPALKTLARRCPVPVTLNIAIDRRLPDPVEVAAYYVVAEALTNTAKYARAGQVTIHAETNDAALYLSIQDDGVGGADSHNGSGLIGLKDRVEALGGNLQIASPQGCGTSLQVTIPFTS
- a CDS encoding bestrophin-like domain, with the protein product MSVKPSRRAGVAEMRSFSRALVVFSLLCASAALGFMLKSQLLGPYTQTEALNFLGVIIGFLVTIASIVMGLMISAAKNFIETTEDRWAKYAALLIRLDQSMRNYGPGSEPIRRRLQSFTAAGIVNFWRHESIPAGVSYVDVREKSRADVHQVLTDTLNRIKLDIFQLKPSDPLHERLAADCIDQYKDFAMARWSLVMEPERSIPAPFLRMLMSWLMIIFLCFGLRTTASPLVIIAIALAGITLSSMTFTIADMVDPYEGRFNISSKSMRNALDVMLIHNITPTD
- a CDS encoding PE family protein, whose translation is MSFVITQPDALTSAAGDLTGIGAAMSSLNAAVASPTTSLAPAAADDVSALTAAAFAAQGAMYQEAGARAAAIHQMFVTTLQASACSYAATEAANVTVTR
- a CDS encoding PPE family protein, translated to MDFAALPPEINSGRMYSGPGSEPMLAAAANWDRLSGELYSLAASQSSVISGLTGASWQGPASTSMAAAASTYLAWMNAAASQAEETAKQARAAAAAYEAAFAATVPPPIIAANRALLTMLVASNFLGINTPAIMATEADYAAMWGQDAAAMYGYAASSAAAATLTPFTLPKQNTNPAAMAAQSAVVTNSIGTSSGTSIETTIEQMLQQILANINKALEPDVINSGISAYATVPSIILSALASLSKGTAGSAASAADATVAALSDVGAGLTKVASTLGSVGAAQFGGAVSAGIGRAASVGALSVPSTWGTLTSAVSSAPQAITVGRVGAAEGVAGIPLPVGIAGAPASMAAGTGMHGRLTRSVEGTTLRTLMRPSMLPGPQYI
- a CDS encoding sigma-70 family RNA polymerase sigma factor — its product is MGANRKGEYAAAVTTFGARSAIVEAMDNVMWKPVADAPASPHTISNVPGTAAAPVRRACLLTDASKRHDADISVKPQSTSSAKCFAASSIVGNCRKHHPPRCEKRSHEAELRVRFERDVVPLQERLYRRALRMSRHHADAQDLVQDTMVKAYASFHSFEPDTNLNAWLYRILTNAYISDYRKRQRQPTQYSMEHLTEQQLVNVGHREPKGLPSAEDEALATLPDNEIQAAVRAMPEQFRAVVYYADVENLPYKEIAEILGIPVGTVMSRASRGRRHLRRLLVGRGGEGIAAEHIRAKRVLLGRR